The following coding sequences lie in one Capnocytophaga stomatis genomic window:
- a CDS encoding TssN family type VI secretion system protein, whose amino-acid sequence MNTFLQKLITSQLIIPIVTFLIAIVMMVVAKKQQLLSDKKAVLYILLTGVMFSSLGVLGYLQVDFMPYGYIGLQIFYLILGYFNYQLLFVYFKNLKRDFFGRVALILLIQIILSGSIFSFLFNLVNDFKYGVWASTCLLSLLVLPLFVHTVSTYLKIPVEIYKMKIYNPNQKGVLIPPIGNEGLLVYEIEIYKNSHDSEPTRLKAKSTKDMIFGDWFELILSDYNGRKFSAPIEYYDTENPYGWIFYTKPSFFLPRKYIDPDLSFRENKLSEKHVIVSKRVRKKEEVEETLL is encoded by the coding sequence ATGAATACATTTTTACAAAAACTAATCACATCACAACTTATTATACCTATAGTTACTTTTTTAATTGCCATTGTTATGATGGTTGTTGCCAAGAAACAGCAATTATTAAGTGATAAAAAAGCCGTTTTATATATCCTTTTGACAGGTGTAATGTTTAGTTCTTTGGGAGTTTTAGGATATTTACAAGTAGATTTTATGCCCTATGGATACATAGGTCTTCAAATCTTTTATCTGATATTGGGATATTTTAATTATCAACTATTATTTGTTTACTTCAAAAACTTAAAGAGAGATTTTTTTGGAAGAGTAGCATTGATATTGCTCATACAAATTATTCTTAGCGGTTCCATTTTTTCTTTTTTGTTTAATTTGGTAAACGACTTCAAATATGGAGTTTGGGCAAGTACCTGTCTACTTTCTCTGTTGGTTCTTCCCCTTTTTGTACATACTGTAAGTACATATTTAAAAATTCCTGTTGAAATCTATAAAATGAAAATATACAATCCAAATCAGAAAGGAGTTCTCATTCCTCCTATAGGAAATGAAGGATTATTGGTTTATGAAATAGAAATTTATAAAAACTCTCACGATAGTGAACCTACTCGCTTGAAAGCAAAATCAACAAAAGATATGATTTTTGGAGATTGGTTTGAGCTTATTCTATCAGATTATAACGGCAGAAAATTTTCTGCTCCCATTGAGTATTATGATACAGAGAATCCTTATGGGTGGATTTTCTATACCAAGCCTTCTTTTTTCTTACCACGTAAATATATTGACCCAGATTTGTCTTTTAGAGAAAATAAATTATCTGAAAAACACGTTATAGTGTCTAAGCGAGTTCGTAAAAAAGAAGAAGTCGAAGAAACTCTTTTGTAG
- the tssK gene encoding type VI secretion system baseplate subunit TssK translates to MENFSYLPINWTQGMNVSSSHFIATENFLLERLLKTISLSYNHFYGILPKSNASYTDIRVRNLGNTTHISLNSYSGICPGGYPLLIDETNNDNLNYIIEKSQERSEQKWDIVLSVFPFQRVPTGVPDANELPLRFPYVKTLFQLGVLPYQEQVEHAQFSVVIGVLKKTTAGYELDGNYIPPSLTMNAHESLKDYMLSFSNALFLIEESLKKILIKIQTQPNQTSITKSLFILCKEMLRHLSSINFSWKNMMSNLSPFQVTEMLSSFAGAILTGLFFLSKKDKEEVLKYFHEWNGILPATFEQMLKDIHDNKYNHNRINLSMFVIDGMLQTMGELLIMLSQLEFVGQHKEGIVISERQIQSNTENNRWTVD, encoded by the coding sequence ATGGAAAACTTCTCTTATTTGCCTATTAATTGGACACAAGGAATGAATGTTTCTTCTTCGCATTTTATTGCGACAGAAAATTTTCTTTTGGAACGTCTTTTAAAAACCATCTCTCTTTCTTACAATCACTTTTATGGAATTTTACCTAAAAGCAATGCCTCGTACACAGACATTCGAGTCCGTAACTTAGGAAATACAACACATATTTCTCTGAATAGTTATTCAGGAATTTGCCCTGGTGGATATCCCTTGTTGATAGATGAAACAAATAATGACAATTTAAACTATATCATAGAAAAATCACAAGAAAGGTCAGAACAAAAATGGGATATTGTTCTTAGTGTATTTCCTTTTCAAAGAGTTCCGACAGGTGTGCCTGATGCTAATGAACTCCCGTTACGTTTTCCATATGTTAAAACTCTTTTTCAATTAGGAGTATTACCCTATCAAGAGCAAGTGGAGCACGCTCAATTCAGCGTTGTGATTGGAGTACTAAAAAAGACAACTGCTGGATATGAATTGGACGGAAATTACATCCCGCCCTCCTTGACGATGAATGCACACGAATCTCTAAAAGATTATATGCTTTCATTCTCTAACGCATTGTTTTTGATTGAAGAATCATTAAAAAAAATTCTTATAAAAATACAAACACAACCCAACCAAACCTCCATTACAAAAAGTTTGTTTATTCTTTGCAAAGAAATGCTTCGTCATTTGTCTTCCATCAATTTTTCGTGGAAAAATATGATGTCCAATCTGTCTCCTTTTCAGGTAACAGAAATGTTAAGTTCTTTCGCAGGAGCAATTCTCACAGGACTTTTCTTCCTCTCCAAAAAAGATAAAGAAGAAGTTTTAAAATACTTTCACGAATGGAACGGAATTTTACCAGCTACGTTTGAACAAATGCTAAAAGATATTCACGATAATAAATACAATCATAACAGAATCAATCTTTCGATGTTTGTTATTGATGGAATGTTACAAACTATGGGAGAATTGTTAATTATGCTTTCTCAGTTAGAATTTGTTGGGCAGCACAAAGAAGGGATTGTTATTTCAGAACGCCAGATACAATCCAATACAGAGAATAATCGTTGGACAGTTGATTAA
- the tssO gene encoding type VI secretion system TssO, whose amino-acid sequence MKALNRKEVFVSHLKFTKYMVFLVCTTLICLFVFFKTASVEISKIQALGKESIDIFNQQVSLSDDFDRIFETYQKLDLVQENNIPFLMNDIASKKLQISNTLLKTPSSDVQVHSYIIQEMDKFLRTRDSINSLKQTENVYKDDVIRCTEENKTVTRKVQVGRLTYDRNK is encoded by the coding sequence ATGAAAGCATTAAATCGCAAAGAAGTCTTTGTTTCACATTTGAAATTCACCAAATATATGGTGTTTTTAGTGTGTACCACCTTAATTTGTCTTTTTGTTTTTTTCAAAACCGCTTCGGTAGAGATTAGCAAAATACAAGCCTTGGGAAAAGAAAGCATAGACATTTTTAATCAGCAGGTTTCGCTAAGTGATGATTTTGATAGAATTTTTGAAACCTACCAGAAATTGGATTTGGTACAAGAGAATAACATTCCGTTTTTAATGAATGATATTGCCTCAAAGAAATTACAGATTTCTAATACATTGCTAAAAACTCCCAGTAGTGATGTACAGGTACACAGTTACATAATCCAAGAAATGGATAAATTTTTGCGTACTCGTGACTCTATCAACTCTTTGAAACAAACAGAAAATGTTTATAAAGATGATGTTATCCGGTGTACCGAAGAAAATAAAACGGTAACCCGCAAGGTACAAGTAGGAAGATTGACGTATGACCGCAATAAATGA
- a CDS encoding GPW/gp25 family protein, whose amino-acid sequence MFNNEAKKNYQIPLNFKPFFDEKEGSLEKCSEIESVDQHIDLLIITYQGEHIFDKNYGTAIWELDFEHIRSVEVWKEDFSKYLSNAISQYEPRISITDFQLEISELVEEDTMFGNVNVRKRADIIIEATLKSNERFCRFHYQLFLSPLSKN is encoded by the coding sequence ATGTTCAATAACGAAGCAAAAAAGAATTATCAAATTCCATTAAATTTCAAGCCCTTTTTCGATGAAAAGGAAGGAAGTCTTGAAAAATGTTCCGAGATAGAATCGGTTGACCAACATATAGACCTCTTGATAATTACTTACCAAGGTGAGCATATTTTTGATAAAAACTATGGAACAGCTATATGGGAACTTGATTTTGAGCATATTCGTTCAGTTGAAGTTTGGAAAGAAGATTTTTCTAAATATTTGTCCAACGCTATTTCACAATATGAACCACGTATATCCATTACAGATTTTCAATTGGAAATATCGGAGTTGGTGGAAGAAGATACAATGTTTGGAAACGTTAATGTTCGTAAACGGGCTGATATTATCATAGAAGCCACTTTGAAAAGTAATGAGAGGTTTTGCCGGTTTCATTATCAGTTATTTTTAAGCCCATTATCTAAAAATTAG
- a CDS encoding type VI secretion system baseplate subunit TssF produces MSNHREKKEELKEKMIRTALHFWNIKNVDNLDPLVRLLIEALSEQLYLLSNEMLDLENRVMQRLSEVLLPESVSKAKPAHAIAYIEPKWEDTETNTEKGFFSKIPFLGSEDQHQYTFFPVCKTLLYQGGIKKVIFNGDVYEIQKDLTKRMIYTTPSEKKENKIWIGLTFDNPVRDMNNLSFFVNFPNTIKKDEYLKALQYAQWRYKGEKLHMKNGIYLKNQQVVGENTLDYFFENQEFSVRMDSQALEYYAPHYFTIEQSLGVYKEDYSYMPISDNIGIEQENISKDATEKLLWLEIIFPEQFNYEILENIQITINAVPVANKRLHSIQKNTYKDWGIIPLEMGVGESFLGMLSVYDDKNQLYTRSHGFKIENAQNTYTLRQGGSESFDNRNAHDFLVRLENLLEDEGSFFIMGKKNEDATINLIKSAIKQIHLQTSSMEKNNNAEHLHYIFLDEAYQTNFFVKYWTTLGNLANGIRVNTPLSPQTLGEHNYIEHSFLVTPSVGGTTTPSERERIAQFKYLLNGRGRIVTNHDIKTFCLAEFPDLIADVRIQHGVSIGALPQQGLIRTIDVHLMPISTIEDKSSVIEHLHKQLIKYSPMTFYYRVFID; encoded by the coding sequence ATGAGTAATCACAGAGAAAAAAAGGAGGAATTAAAAGAGAAAATGATTCGTACGGCTTTGCATTTTTGGAACATCAAGAATGTAGATAATTTAGACCCTTTGGTACGACTTCTTATTGAAGCACTCTCTGAACAGTTGTATCTACTTTCCAACGAGATGTTAGATTTGGAAAATAGGGTAATGCAACGTCTTAGTGAAGTATTACTCCCAGAATCTGTTTCCAAGGCTAAACCTGCACACGCAATCGCCTACATAGAACCTAAATGGGAAGATACCGAAACCAATACAGAAAAAGGCTTTTTCTCAAAAATACCTTTTTTGGGGAGTGAGGACCAACATCAATATACGTTCTTTCCTGTCTGTAAAACTCTTTTGTATCAAGGAGGAATAAAAAAAGTTATCTTTAATGGAGATGTCTATGAAATTCAAAAAGATTTAACCAAAAGAATGATTTATACAACTCCTTCTGAGAAAAAGGAGAACAAAATTTGGATAGGGCTTACTTTTGATAATCCAGTACGAGATATGAATAACTTATCTTTCTTTGTTAACTTTCCAAATACTATCAAAAAAGATGAGTATTTAAAAGCACTTCAATATGCACAATGGAGATATAAAGGGGAAAAATTACATATGAAAAATGGGATTTACTTAAAAAATCAACAAGTAGTAGGTGAAAATACTTTAGATTATTTTTTTGAAAATCAAGAATTTAGTGTTCGTATGGATTCTCAAGCCTTGGAATACTACGCCCCACATTATTTTACGATAGAACAATCTCTTGGAGTATATAAAGAAGACTATTCTTATATGCCTATTTCTGATAACATTGGGATTGAACAAGAAAACATTTCAAAAGACGCCACTGAAAAACTACTATGGTTGGAAATCATTTTTCCAGAGCAGTTTAATTATGAAATACTTGAAAATATTCAAATAACCATTAATGCTGTTCCTGTAGCTAATAAACGTTTGCATAGCATACAAAAAAACACCTATAAAGATTGGGGGATTATTCCTTTAGAAATGGGTGTTGGAGAATCATTTTTAGGAATGCTTTCAGTGTATGACGATAAAAATCAACTTTATACTCGTTCACACGGATTTAAAATTGAAAACGCTCAAAACACATATACACTTCGACAAGGAGGAAGTGAATCCTTTGATAACCGAAATGCACACGATTTTTTAGTGCGATTGGAAAACTTACTTGAAGACGAAGGAAGTTTTTTCATAATGGGTAAAAAGAATGAAGATGCTACCATAAATCTAATAAAAAGTGCGATAAAACAAATTCATCTTCAAACATCTTCTATGGAGAAAAATAACAATGCAGAACATTTGCATTATATTTTTTTGGATGAGGCTTATCAAACGAATTTTTTTGTAAAATATTGGACTACCTTGGGGAATTTGGCTAATGGAATACGAGTAAACACCCCACTGTCACCTCAAACTCTTGGAGAACACAATTATATTGAACATTCATTTTTAGTAACTCCCTCTGTGGGAGGAACTACAACTCCGTCAGAGAGAGAACGTATCGCCCAATTTAAATATCTTTTAAACGGAAGAGGGCGTATTGTTACCAATCACGATATAAAAACATTTTGTTTGGCAGAATTTCCTGATTTAATTGCAGATGTTCGAATCCAACACGGAGTAAGTATAGGTGCATTACCACAACAAGGACTCATACGTACCATTGATGTTCATCTTATGCCTATTTCTACCATTGAAGATAAATCGTCTGTGATAGAACATCTTCATAAGCAATTAATAAAATATTCTCCTATGACTTTTTACTATCGAGTTTTTATAGATTAA
- a CDS encoding PKD domain-containing protein has product MNKIFTRWSIIILIVVGSIIGAVWLLRPKTIIKTDIRAWVSPKEVELGDPIRFIDSTANAKEVLWEFGNGDFSKEKSGSYVFPQAGRYQVRLKINNTLEQRYIITVKESRRVTDFRTIKIIAPQTAIQNEYISFFADGYSKEWRWEFGETGDIDSYEKNPTYFYKLPGVYEIRLTSEDTTFPIIHHIEILPEYSESDTSDVLSLIAKDIQERLQSIIDGGSFNENYNYILSKYLCNEPNQIVIVNASKQNDFYSYCYSLKILGSQSTTTINEVVIEPDKNSNCVKRILVKQNSLTSENK; this is encoded by the coding sequence ATGAATAAAATTTTTACTCGCTGGTCAATTATCATATTGATTGTTGTTGGTAGCATTATCGGAGCAGTTTGGTTACTGCGTCCTAAAACAATTATTAAAACTGATATCCGAGCGTGGGTTTCTCCAAAAGAAGTGGAGCTGGGAGACCCCATCCGATTCATAGATAGTACGGCCAATGCCAAAGAGGTTCTTTGGGAATTTGGTAATGGTGATTTTTCCAAAGAAAAAAGTGGAAGTTATGTGTTTCCACAAGCAGGAAGATACCAAGTACGTCTAAAAATTAACAATACCCTTGAGCAACGTTATATCATCACGGTTAAAGAAAGTAGGCGAGTTACAGATTTTCGTACCATAAAAATCATTGCTCCACAAACAGCAATTCAGAATGAATATATTTCTTTTTTTGCTGACGGGTACTCCAAAGAATGGCGTTGGGAATTTGGTGAAACAGGAGATATTGATTCTTATGAGAAAAATCCTACTTACTTCTACAAATTACCTGGTGTTTATGAAATTCGATTAACCTCAGAAGACACGACTTTTCCTATCATCCATCATATTGAAATTTTACCTGAATATAGCGAATCAGATACCTCTGATGTGCTTTCTCTTATCGCCAAAGACATTCAAGAACGTTTGCAAAGCATTATTGATGGAGGTTCTTTTAATGAAAATTATAATTACATTTTGAGTAAGTACCTCTGTAATGAACCTAATCAAATTGTGATCGTTAATGCAAGCAAACAAAATGATTTTTATTCATATTGTTATAGCTTGAAAATACTTGGAAGTCAATCCACTACCACCATCAATGAAGTGGTTATAGAACCTGACAAGAACTCTAATTGTGTAAAACGTATTTTAGTGAAACAAAATTCATTAACTTCTGAAAACAAATAA
- a CDS encoding type VI secretion system transmembrane protein TssO — MEILNETNKTTNSREKNIGFFYVLILFCTTTTLSGYILFFSNNSYKALEGKKAVLEQIQRINDFKKIQNSQMEKIQQIDKKISQINPELKAAYEKRELNFLIGEVRNVYTQQKWDVRYKIFDQVATFYEFRMADRDRLWNIQQNIEKFKSDLERCRSNTESRRNNLTSQ; from the coding sequence ATGGAAATCCTAAACGAAACTAACAAAACTACAAACTCTCGGGAGAAAAACATTGGTTTTTTCTATGTATTAATACTTTTTTGCACCACCACGACTCTGTCTGGATATATTCTATTTTTCTCAAACAATAGTTATAAGGCGTTGGAAGGGAAAAAAGCTGTATTGGAGCAAATCCAACGGATAAATGATTTTAAAAAAATTCAAAATTCACAAATGGAAAAAATACAGCAAATTGATAAAAAAATATCACAAATAAATCCAGAATTAAAGGCAGCATATGAAAAACGCGAATTAAATTTTCTTATAGGAGAGGTACGTAATGTATATACTCAACAAAAATGGGATGTTCGCTACAAAATTTTCGATCAAGTAGCTACTTTCTATGAATTTCGAATGGCTGATAGGGATAGACTTTGGAATATTCAACAAAATATTGAAAAATTTAAATCTGACCTAGAACGCTGTCGATCAAATACAGAAAGTAGAAGAAATAATTTAACCTCACAATAG
- a CDS encoding type VI secretion system baseplate subunit TssG: MSNKNVEIQNFLSKNTLYTNYKAEVFASVMVEKGIEKDKIRIIRKGKALRGAYKEVDSITYEDTENDTYYAIHTHRRDLYDSLPKGLFHSNVTNFSNKKQLKDRILKSIEIGRQEEKNARFFFKPFEFHIDRMFITTQLYERRLEKPHLHSDFINLFVHDWEFLKEIPLEKALFVLNFLSQSYRITSGEQIAHILSFFLECDVTLENTIKTQNISTSYQWKLGTEPLGETSFIGGSFASTYPSVSVCISGLPSKYKELIYPESSIRKQFRSLLDLFIPADAQLDLQIRGNEQETTFSLASEQGGNSILGFSTRLQ; encoded by the coding sequence ATGAGTAATAAGAATGTCGAGATTCAAAATTTTCTCTCAAAAAATACACTTTACACGAATTACAAAGCAGAGGTTTTTGCTTCTGTAATGGTGGAAAAGGGCATCGAAAAAGATAAAATCCGAATTATACGCAAAGGAAAAGCTTTACGGGGAGCATATAAAGAAGTGGATAGCATCACGTATGAAGACACAGAAAATGACACCTACTACGCCATCCACACCCACCGAAGAGATTTATACGACTCCCTTCCCAAAGGATTGTTTCACAGCAATGTAACTAACTTTTCAAACAAAAAACAATTAAAAGATCGTATACTTAAATCTATTGAAATTGGGAGGCAAGAAGAGAAAAACGCTCGTTTTTTTTTCAAACCTTTTGAATTTCATATTGACAGAATGTTCATCACTACACAGCTGTATGAACGACGGTTGGAGAAGCCACATTTACATTCTGATTTTATAAACTTATTCGTCCACGATTGGGAATTTTTAAAGGAAATTCCTTTAGAGAAGGCTCTTTTTGTACTAAACTTTCTATCACAAAGTTACCGGATTACCTCTGGGGAGCAGATAGCACATATTTTGTCTTTCTTTTTGGAATGTGATGTAACTCTTGAAAATACAATCAAGACACAAAATATCAGTACCTCTTATCAGTGGAAACTTGGGACAGAACCCTTAGGTGAAACTTCATTTATTGGAGGGTCTTTTGCAAGTACATACCCTTCAGTTTCTGTTTGTATATCAGGGCTTCCCTCAAAATACAAGGAATTGATTTACCCTGAAAGTTCTATCAGAAAACAATTTCGCTCTCTTTTAGACTTATTTATCCCTGCTGATGCGCAATTGGACTTACAAATTAGAGGTAATGAACAAGAAACCACCTTTTCATTAGCTTCTGAACAAGGGGGAAACTCTATTTTAGGTTTTTCAACAAGATTACAATAA